Proteins from a genomic interval of Zingiber officinale cultivar Zhangliang chromosome 2A, Zo_v1.1, whole genome shotgun sequence:
- the LOC122043844 gene encoding protein FAR1-RELATED SEQUENCE 5-like, protein MEFKTEEDAYQFYLKYAKQVGFGIRRSKSHNDKSGKLIDRIFCCCAQGKRGKDKRDVYVKSHRPETRFGCEAKMKISCRKNGKLSVEQFVKEHNHYLSSPNKTHLYRSHRNISSSAAIQIEMASDVGIPPKASHDLMVKQVGGRDNLGFIPQDYNNYLRSKRTRNIRVGDTGVDEDDLITNIFWCDAKMRADYGNFGDIVCFDTTYRKNNEGRPIALFVGVNHHKQSIIFGAALLYDETSLTFEWLFDTFTKAMCEKKPITILTYQDAAMAKALTSKWPETHHRLCIWHIYQNAAIHLSEIFSEFKEFTKDFASCIYDFDEEEDFILAWNMMLTKYALEDNDWLRHKGSLDPKTCNSMRYKELSGLYVQLVTKAAEREDTYKVVKDGLLSMFQMVDERLQVNEPTSQHSIEREFESGEGNSLGVKGIKTKKKPISGKRLKSGLDKISKKRKAARKNNQTSTILKAREDHYESTSCMASVEGLSMAETQFQPLLSTQLSQALVLLTIPESLYL, encoded by the exons ATGGAATTTAAGACGGAAGAGGATGCCTatcaattttatttgaaatatgctaaacaagttgGATTTGGCATAAGAAGGAGTAAAAGCCACAATGATAAATCAGGTAAATTAATTGACAGGATTTTTTGTTGTTGTGCACAAGGAAAAAGGGGAAAAGACAAACGAGATGTTTATGTGAAATCTCATCGTCCTGAAACAAGGTTTGGTTGTGAGGCTAAAATGAAGATTAGTTGTCGAAAAAATGGCAAATTGAGTGTGGAGCAAtttgttaaagagcataatcattatctttcaaGTCCAAACAAAACTCATCTCTACAGAAGTCATAGAAATATTTCTTCTTCTGCTGCAATACAAATTGAGATGGCAAGTGATGTGGGAATCCCCCCAaaagcatctcatgatcttatggtgaAACAAGTTGGTGGGAGGGATAATTTAGGTTTTATTCCGCAAGATTACAACAACTACTTGCGATCCAAAAGAACAAGAAATATTAGAGTTGGTGATACAGGAG ttgatgaagatgatttgataaCTAATATTTTTTGGTGTGATGCTAAGATGAGAGCTGATTATGGCAATTTTGGAGATATTGTTTGCTTTGACACAACATACAGGAAGAACAATGAAGGTCGTCCAATTGCGTTGTTTGTGGGTGTTAATCATCATAAGCAGTCCATAATTTTTGGTGcagctttattatatgatgaaacaTCTTTGACATTCGAGTGGTTGTTTGATACATTTACTAAAGCTATGTGTGAAAAAAAACCAATAACTATTCTTACATATCAAGATGCAGCAATGGCAAAGGCTTTGACTTCCAAATGGCCTGAAACACATCATCGTTTGTGTATTTGGCACATTTATCAGAATGCGGCAATACATTTGAGTGAAATTTTTTCTGAGTTCAAAGAGTTTACTAAAGATTTTGCCTCgtgtatatatgattttgatgaagaagaagattttattttagcTTGGAACATGATGTTGACCAAGTATGCACTTGAAGACAATGATTGGTTGAGAC ACAAaggtagtttggatccaaaaACTTGCAACAGTATGCGATATAAAGAATTGAGTGGATTATATGTTCAACTGGTTACCAAGGCAGCAGAGAGGGAAGATACTTACAAGGTtgttaaagatggtttgttgAGTATGTTTCAGATGGTGGATGAGAGGTTACAAGTTAATGAACCAACTTCCCAACACTCTATTGAAAGAGAGTTTGAAAGTGGCGAAGGAAACTCTCTTGGAGTCAAAGGaattaaaacaaagaagaaacCGATTTCAGGTAAGAGATTGAAAAGTGGCTTAGATAAGatttcaaagaaaagaaaagcggcGAGGAAAAACAATCAAACTTCAACAATTCTTAAG GCTAGAGAAGATCATTATGAAAGTACAAGTTGCATGGCTAGTGTTGAAGGTTTGAGTATGGCCGAAACTCAATTTCAACCACTTTTGTCAACGCAACTATCTCAg GCTTTAGTGCTGTTAACTATACCAGAATCTTTGTATCTTTGA